In Rhodobacter sp. 24-YEA-8, the following are encoded in one genomic region:
- a CDS encoding extracellular solute-binding protein: protein MKKFLSTVAILCATAAMASADDKVLQLYNWGDYTSAELLRKFEAETGIKVIVTDYDSNDTALAKIRAGGHGFDMVVPSANYVPIFVEEGLVAELDHSKLPNIGNIAPEWRDVSWDPGRAHTIPWQWGSTGIMVNKSVYSGDINTSAIWLDVPDELKGKINVTPEMNDIVYMAVWYVGGEPCTEDTEVLKKARDALIAAKPDWISMDYGATEKMSSNDWAATVYWNGAALRSRINNPDVHFGYPKEGYPLFMDSVGILSDAKNPEGAYKFLNFIMEPENAALISTHAKYANGITGSEPFMPEEMKGAPEIEIPEASKAAGHFLQRCPPKAQEYMTAIWTELMK, encoded by the coding sequence ATGAAGAAATTCCTCAGCACGGTGGCCATTCTCTGCGCCACCGCCGCCATGGCCAGCGCCGATGACAAAGTGCTGCAGCTTTACAACTGGGGCGATTATACCAGCGCTGAACTTCTGCGGAAGTTCGAGGCCGAGACCGGCATCAAGGTTATCGTCACCGATTACGATTCAAACGACACCGCCCTGGCAAAAATCCGCGCCGGCGGCCATGGCTTCGACATGGTGGTGCCTTCGGCCAATTACGTGCCGATTTTCGTCGAAGAGGGGCTGGTGGCGGAGCTTGACCATTCCAAACTGCCCAATATCGGCAATATCGCACCAGAATGGCGCGATGTGTCCTGGGATCCGGGCCGCGCCCATACCATTCCGTGGCAGTGGGGATCGACCGGGATCATGGTCAACAAATCGGTCTATAGCGGCGACATCAACACCTCGGCGATCTGGCTGGACGTGCCTGATGAGCTGAAGGGCAAAATCAATGTGACGCCCGAGATGAACGATATCGTCTATATGGCGGTGTGGTATGTCGGCGGCGAGCCCTGCACCGAAGACACCGAAGTGCTGAAAAAGGCCCGTGATGCCCTGATCGCAGCCAAGCCCGACTGGATTTCGATGGATTATGGCGCCACCGAAAAGATGTCGAGCAATGACTGGGCGGCGACCGTCTACTGGAACGGGGCGGCCCTGCGCTCGCGCATCAACAACCCCGATGTGCATTTCGGCTATCCGAAAGAAGGCTATCCGCTGTTCATGGATTCGGTGGGGATCCTCTCGGATGCCAAAAATCCCGAAGGTGCATATAAGTTCCTGAATTTCATCATGGAGCCGGAAAACGCGGCGCTGATCTCGACTCATGCCAAATATGCCAATGGCATCACCGGCTCTGAGCCGTTCATGCCCGAAGAAATGAAGGGCGCCCCGGAGATCGAGATCCCGGAGGCCTCGAAAGCCGCCGGCCATTTCCTGCAACGCTGCCCGCCCAAGGCGCAGGAATATATGACTGCGATCTGGACCGAGCTGATGAAATAA